The Palleronia sp. THAF1 genome contains the following window.
GTACGATGGTGGTTCCCGAGGCGCCGAATGTGCGCACCTTCGCATTCCGAGCGCCATCGGGGCGCCTGTTCGACTACCGACCGGGCCAGTTCGTCACGCTTGAGCTGCCGGTGCCGGGCGGTCCGATCCACCGGACCTACTCGATCTCTTCCTCACCCTCGCGCCCCTTGGCGCTGAGCGTCACGGTCAAGGCACAGGAAGGCAGCGTCGGCACGCGCTGGATGTTCGACCACGTGAACGTCGGCACGCGCATCAAGGCCTCCGGGCCGGCGGGGTCTTTCACTTTGGGACCGACCGATCGCAAGTATCTGCTGATTTCTGCCGGGTCGGGCATCACGCCGATGATGTCGATGCTGTCCTATCTCTATGACTACGGCACCGACCCCGACGTGCGCCTGATCGCCTGCGCGCGCCGCCCCACCGACCTGGTCTTCCCGCAGACCCTGACGCATATGGCGGGCCGTGTGCCCGGCCTGAAGCTGTCTTTCGCGGTCACGGAAGAGGAACCCTATCAGGTCTGGACCGGCTACATGGGCCGCCTGAACCAGTTGATGCTGGGGACGATGGCGCCCGACTACCTGGAGCGGGACGTCTACTGCTGTGGCCCCGAGCCGTTCATGCAGATGGTGCGCGAGGCGCTATCCTACATGGGCTACGACATGGCGCGTTTCCGTCAGGAAAGCTTCGCCGCGCCCGCCCCGGTGGCCGAAGTCGTGCCCGATGATGACGTTGTCCCGGATGCCGCCGCATCGGCGCAGGTGACCTTCGCGCGCGCCGGTGTCACGCTGGAC
Protein-coding sequences here:
- a CDS encoding hybrid-cluster NAD(P)-dependent oxidoreductase, which gives rise to MIEVWTDEEALECTMVVPEAPNVRTFAFRAPSGRLFDYRPGQFVTLELPVPGGPIHRTYSISSSPSRPLALSVTVKAQEGSVGTRWMFDHVNVGTRIKASGPAGSFTLGPTDRKYLLISAGSGITPMMSMLSYLYDYGTDPDVRLIACARRPTDLVFPQTLTHMAGRVPGLKLSFAVTEEEPYQVWTGYMGRLNQLMLGTMAPDYLERDVYCCGPEPFMQMVREALSYMGYDMARFRQESFAAPAPVAEVVPDDDVVPDAAASAQVTFARAGVTLDCRETDTILALSRANALRIPYGCTFGICGTCKVRKTKGEVRMVHNGGISDDDVADGWILTCCSHPVGEVEIDA